A stretch of the Papaver somniferum cultivar HN1 chromosome 6, ASM357369v1, whole genome shotgun sequence genome encodes the following:
- the LOC113290420 gene encoding uncharacterized protein LOC113290420 has protein sequence MGIVFVSPAGERIVHCFRLKYEITNNEAEYEAVIHGLRLAVEMGLEDIGLTSGSQLVIRQIDGRYKINDLVLQRYSQLEKQYTDRIPSVIWRHICRINNRNADDPETRFIRIDSLRKPSIDIRGCAAKIIYMEDDTGNVEKNDWRAQIHRYLQDRETPRDRLEAHKLKSRATNYELRVGVLYRRSFQGSLLRCLSPEEGIEIMTAIHYGDARNHSGTRSLELKTRGQGYYWTHMHEYAKDIVTKCEEFQRYGKRIHAPGRTLNSILSVWPFAKWVLDIVGPLVPGSKQRRFLIVATDYFTKWVEAKATQHIRDSDIFSFIFEQTICRFGIPVQLVSDNGKQFEENNIAMFLNAFKIQSGKSTPLYP, from the coding sequence ATGGGAATTGTCTTCGTCTCACCAGCCGGGGAAAGAATAGTTCATTGTTTCAGATTAAAGTACGAAATTACGAATAATGAAGCTGAGTATGAGGCAGTAATCCATGGATTAAGATTGGCAGTTGAAATGGGGTTGGAGGACATCGGGCTTACTAGTGGTTCACAGTTAGTCATTCGCCAGATAGACGGGCGATATAAAATCAACGATCTCGTGCTGCAAAGATATTCACAACTAGAAAAACAGTATACGGATCGCATCCCAAGTGTCATATGGAGACACATATGTCGGATAAACAATCGAAATGCAGATGACCCCGAAACAAGATTCATTCGCATTGACAGCTTGAGGAAACCATCAATTGACATTCGGGGATGTGCTGCGAAGATTATATACATGGAAGATGATACGGGAAATGTCGAAAAAAATGATTGGAGAGCCCAAATTCACAGATATCTACAAGATAGGGAAACACCCCGTGATAGATTGGAGGCACATAAACTCAAGAGTAGAGCGACAAATTATGAACTTCGCGTCGGAGTATTATACAGAAGATCTTTCCAAGGGTCGCTTTTAAGATGCCTGTCACCTGAAGAAGGCATTGAGATAATGACAGCTATACACTATGGGGATGCTCGGAATCATAGCGGAACCAGATCTTTGGAACTCAAAACTAGAGGGCAAGGTTACTATTGGACACACATGCACGAATATGCAAAGGACATCGTGACTAAATGCGAAGAATTTCAAAGGTACGGGAAACGCATCCATGCACCAGGGAGAACCTTGAATTCCATATTAAGTGTTTGGCCCTTCGCAAAATGGGTCCTGGATATAGTAGGACCCCTCGTACCAGGCAGTAAACAGCGAAGATTCTTGATTGTGGCAACTGATTACTTCACGAAGTGGGTTGAAGCAAAGGCGACACAACACATCAGAGACTCCGATATCTTCTCTTTCATATTCGAACAAACCATATGCAGATTCGGGATACCGGTACAATTGGTGTCAGACAATGGGAAGCAATTTGAAGAGAATAATATCGCCATGTTTCTCAATGCATTCAAAATCCAGAGTGGAAAGTCTACTCCACTATACCCATAG
- the LOC113290419 gene encoding omega-hydroxypalmitate O-feruloyl transferase-like — translation MLESFPSIDPHKDLKVEVQNASMVVPLDVTERRSMFLSNIDQSVSNIYCGGILFFSSNPNFPPDLITKKLECGLKRLLAEHYDFLAGRLKWDSKQGRFEIDCNLAGAGFITASSKLSLEEVGDLQCPDPAFE, via the coding sequence ATGTTGGAATCCTTTCCTTCAATAGATCCCCATAAAGATCTCAAGGTCGAAGTGCAAAACGCTTCAATGGTCGTACCATTAGACGTAACCGAAAGAAGGTCAATGTTTCTATCAAATATAGATCAATCTGTTAGTAATATTTACTGTGGTGGAATACTTTTTTTTAGTTCTAATCCAAATTTCCCACCTGATTTAATAACCAAGAAACTTGAATGTGGATTGAAAAGATTACTTGCAGAACATTACGATTTTTTAGCAGGAAGGTTGAAATGGGACAGTAAACAAGGACGTTTTGAAATTGATTGTAATTTGGCCGGAGCAGGTTTCATTACGGCATCTAGCAAGTTGTCACTGGAAGAGGTTGGAGACTTACAGTGCCCCGATCCTGCTTTTGAATAA
- the LOC113285396 gene encoding omega-hydroxypalmitate O-feruloyl transferase-like produces the protein MQVTSFKCGGISLALVYNHKAFDGIGCMVFMEHLASMSADSPDLPYPPTNTRHLLDARTPSCVTQKHVELIDLGSTLHASTPSIFISKTDNLQRKNLLLTAEDIENLKKQAMVSTCISDTKEDKFDSGVITSFNVVAAHTWRCMASLKSNKENSEKPSTFLFPVNIRARLRPRLPPSYIGNTLVNGYGMAMYKEIAEKPYAYLVGKIAEGAKRVKDEYIRSLIDWRELHNGYVHGDVMLTSWWKIPFTDLKFPWGKPLNICPIAHQWSNLMILMQDNREVENKGVNIYVSLPKEDMEKFQNLFYELLL, from the exons ATGCAG GTGACTTCATTCAAGTGCGGTGGAATTTCTCTGGCATTAGTCTATAACCACAAAGCATTTGATGGAATTGGATGCATGGTTTTCATGGAACATTTAGCATCTATGTCTGCGGATAGTCCTGATCTACCCTACCCTCCTACCAATACCCGTCACCTTTTAGATGCTCGAACACCATCCTGTGTCACCCAAAAGCACGTCGAGTTAATTGATCTAGGTAGTACCTTACATGCATCAACACCGTCGattttcatatcaaaaacagATAATCTTCAGCGTAAAAACCTTCTTTTAACAGCGGAAGACATTGAAAACTTGAAGAAGCAAGCAATGGTATCAACTTGCATTAGCGACACAAAAGAGGATAAATTTGATTCTGGTGTCATCACTAGTTTCAACGTCGTTGCAGCGCATACATGGCGCTGCATGGCATCACTCAAGTCCAATAAAGAAAATTCAGAAAAGCCGTCAACTTTTCTATTCCCAGTAAACATACGAGCTCGTTTAAGGCCACGGTTGCCACCGTCATATATAGGGAATACGCTTGTGAATGGCTATGGAATGGCAATGTACAAAGAAATCGCTGAGAAGCCGTATGCATATTTGGTGGGGAAAATAGCAGAAGGAGCCAAAAGAGTGAAAGATGAGTACATAAGGTCTCTGATTGATTGGAGAGAGTTGCACAACGGGTACGTTCATGGAGATGTAATGTTAACATCGTGGTGGAAGATCCCATTCACAGATTTAAAGTTTCCCTGGGGCAAGCCGCTAAATATCTGTCCCATTGCGCATCAATGGAGCAATTTAATGATATTAATGCAAGATAACAGAGAAGTGGAGAACAAAGGAGTGAATATATATGTTTCTCTACCTAAAGAAGATATGGAGAAATTTCAGAATCTCTTCTACGAGCTCCTTTTATGA